Proteins co-encoded in one Cryomorphaceae bacterium 1068 genomic window:
- a CDS encoding 2-isopropylmalate synthase, which yields MMARTIEIMDTTLRDGEQTPGVSFTALEKLTLAKLLLTDLKVDRIEIASARVSAGEFNAVKSISEWALANDCLERIEVLTFLDKGASLNWMVEAGTRVQNLLTKGSLNHLTHQLRKTPEQHFADVAEIVALAEGKGIETNVYLEDWSNGMRNSREYVFKDLDFLVTQPIKRILLPDTLGILSPEETLSYLREIVERYPDTHFDFHGHNDYGLSVANVMEALRAGCHGIHLTINGMGERAGNAPLASCIAAIKDFMPEIHTNVEEKHLYESSKTVSSFSGFTIPVNKPVVGANVFTQTAGIHADGDSKHNLYFNDLMPERFDRKRKYALGKTSGKSNITKNLEELGLTLSDEEVKKVTTRIVELGDQKKVVTTQDLPYIISDVLQSHTYEKKVFVKSYVLMQAMGLKPSSTMSVEIDGELFEESSQGIGKFDAFMNALHKIYKGRNVRLPKLINYAARIAPGTRSHPVAETQITWKDGEEEFMTTGLDTDETVSAIVAAEKMLNIIFPKEQE from the coding sequence ATCATGGCACGAACCATCGAAATAATGGATACCACGTTGCGGGATGGTGAGCAAACACCCGGAGTATCCTTCACAGCCCTTGAGAAATTGACCTTGGCCAAATTGCTTTTGACAGATTTGAAGGTGGATCGTATTGAAATAGCTTCAGCTCGAGTGTCTGCAGGAGAGTTTAATGCAGTGAAGAGCATATCTGAGTGGGCTTTAGCGAATGATTGTCTTGAGAGAATTGAGGTGCTGACCTTTTTGGATAAAGGAGCGTCTCTCAATTGGATGGTAGAAGCAGGGACTCGTGTCCAGAATTTGCTCACAAAGGGCTCTTTGAACCACCTGACACATCAACTGAGGAAAACTCCTGAGCAGCATTTTGCCGATGTCGCAGAGATTGTTGCTTTGGCAGAAGGAAAAGGGATTGAAACGAATGTGTACTTGGAAGATTGGAGCAACGGGATGCGAAACTCTCGAGAGTATGTTTTTAAGGATCTTGATTTTCTGGTTACTCAGCCGATAAAGAGAATACTTCTGCCGGATACATTGGGAATTCTATCTCCTGAAGAGACTTTAAGTTATCTCCGGGAGATTGTAGAAAGGTATCCTGATACTCATTTTGATTTTCATGGCCATAACGATTACGGTTTGAGTGTAGCCAACGTTATGGAGGCTCTTCGGGCCGGATGTCATGGAATTCACCTTACGATAAACGGTATGGGAGAACGTGCAGGTAATGCTCCGTTGGCAAGTTGTATTGCCGCGATAAAGGATTTTATGCCCGAAATCCATACCAATGTAGAAGAGAAACATTTGTATGAATCCAGTAAAACGGTTTCCTCCTTTTCAGGATTTACCATTCCTGTAAACAAGCCTGTTGTGGGCGCCAATGTATTTACTCAAACTGCGGGTATACATGCGGACGGGGATAGTAAGCACAATCTTTATTTCAACGATCTGATGCCTGAAAGATTTGACCGAAAGCGAAAGTACGCCCTCGGTAAAACATCGGGTAAGTCTAACATCACCAAGAATCTCGAAGAGCTCGGGCTGACCTTGAGCGATGAAGAAGTCAAGAAAGTAACGACGAGAATCGTGGAGTTAGGTGATCAAAAGAAGGTCGTTACGACCCAAGATCTACCCTACATTATTTCAGATGTCTTGCAATCTCATACATATGAGAAAAAGGTTTTTGTGAAGTCGTATGTGCTGATGCAAGCCATGGGACTTAAGCCTTCATCGACAATGAGTGTAGAAATCGACGGAGAACTTTTTGAAGAAAGTTCACAAGGTATCGGGAAGTTCGATGCGTTTATGAATGCGCTACACAAGATTTATAAGGGTAGAAATGTTCGGTTACCCAAGCTGATTAACTACGCAGCTCGTATTGCTCCCGGAACTCGAAGTCATCCTGTGGCCGAAACACAAATAACATGGAAAGACGGCGAGGAAGAGTTCATGACTACGGGTCTGGATACTGACGAAACGGTATCTGCCATAGTAGCTGCAGAGAAAATGCTCAATATTATTTTTCCAAAAGAACAAGAATAG
- the leuB gene encoding 3-isopropylmalate dehydrogenase, translating to MKMNIALLAGDGIGPEVIEQAVKVVDTIAKKFDHEINWKSALTGAAAIDAVGDPYPDDTHEICASADAVLFGAIGHPRFDNDPTAKVRPEQGLLKMRKKLGLYANVRPTFTFPSLIDKSPLKRERIEGTDLIFFRELTSGIYFGKSGREDNGNTAFDTCTYTRVEIRRLAKKGFESAMMRSKKLCCVDKANVLESSRLWRETVQAMEKEYPEVEVSYEFVDAVAMRLVQWPNSYDVLITENLFGDILTDEASVISGSMGLMPSASLGEKTSLFEPIHGSYPQAAGKDIANPLATILSAAMMFEMAFGLKDEAEAIRAVVNKSMTEGIVTEDLAENGKAYKTSEVGDWLAAHV from the coding sequence ATGAAAATGAATATCGCCTTATTGGCAGGAGACGGAATAGGTCCTGAAGTTATTGAACAAGCTGTAAAAGTGGTAGACACCATCGCAAAGAAGTTCGATCATGAAATCAATTGGAAATCTGCTTTGACAGGAGCTGCAGCAATTGATGCTGTTGGCGATCCATATCCTGATGATACCCACGAAATTTGCGCATCTGCAGATGCTGTTCTTTTTGGCGCTATAGGTCATCCAAGATTCGATAATGATCCAACCGCAAAAGTTCGCCCTGAACAAGGATTGCTGAAAATGCGTAAAAAGCTCGGCTTATATGCCAACGTTCGCCCAACTTTTACCTTTCCATCCTTAATAGACAAATCTCCCTTGAAGCGCGAGCGAATTGAAGGCACGGATTTGATCTTTTTTCGGGAATTGACAAGTGGTATCTATTTTGGTAAAAGCGGTAGAGAAGACAATGGTAATACGGCATTTGATACTTGCACTTACACGCGTGTCGAAATCAGAAGATTGGCCAAAAAGGGATTTGAATCAGCCATGATGAGGTCAAAGAAGCTTTGCTGTGTTGACAAGGCTAATGTTTTAGAATCCTCACGATTGTGGCGGGAGACTGTTCAGGCAATGGAAAAGGAGTATCCTGAAGTAGAAGTATCTTATGAATTTGTAGATGCCGTAGCCATGCGTTTGGTGCAGTGGCCCAATTCTTATGATGTATTGATTACCGAAAATCTGTTTGGTGATATTCTAACCGATGAAGCTTCCGTGATCTCAGGTTCTATGGGATTGATGCCTTCAGCATCTTTAGGTGAAAAGACATCTCTTTTTGAGCCTATCCATGGATCATACCCTCAAGCTGCCGGAAAAGACATTGCTAACCCTTTGGCTACGATTCTTTCAGCTGCAATGATGTTTGAAATGGCTTTCGGGCTCAAAGACGAAGCTGAGGCCATCAGAGCGGTAGTCAATAAATCAATGACTGAAGGCATAGTGACGGAAGATCTCGCGGAAAACGGAAAAGCCTATAAGACAAGTGAAGTAGGAGATTGGCTTGCGGCTCACGTTTAA
- the leuC gene encoding 3-isopropylmalate dehydratase large subunit — protein sequence MSNTLFDKVWDSHVIKKIDKGPDVLFIDRHLVHEVTSPVAFLGLKVRGIPVLYPERTFATADHNTPTINQHLPVKDPLSANQLKALETNAAQHGIPYWGLGHEKNGIVHVIGPEAGITLPGATIVCGDSHTSTHGAFGAIAFGIGTSEVEMVLATQCIMQPKPRSMRINVNGKLSFGVTPKDVALYIISKLSTSGATGYFVEYAGEVFQDMTMEGRMTVCNLSIEMGARGGMIAPDEKTFSYIKGREYAPKGAAWDRAMEYWNTLHSDTDAVFDKEINFDASDIEPMITYGTNPGMGGGISNGIPMASTVEGGVSSYQKSLAYMDFNEGESMIDKTIDFVFLGSCTNGRIEDFRAFASIVKGRKKAPNVTAWLVPGSHRVEDAIKEEGILDILHEAGFELREPGCSACLAMNDDKVPPGKYAVSTSNRNFEGRQGPGSRTLLASPLVAAAAAVTGKVTDPRELMQAEIA from the coding sequence ATGAGTAATACACTATTTGACAAAGTATGGGATTCTCATGTGATAAAGAAGATAGACAAAGGGCCCGACGTGCTTTTTATCGATCGCCATCTTGTTCACGAGGTTACCAGTCCGGTCGCATTCCTTGGCCTGAAAGTAAGAGGGATTCCCGTTTTATACCCTGAACGCACCTTTGCTACAGCCGATCACAACACTCCTACGATCAATCAACACCTTCCTGTAAAGGATCCTCTTTCGGCCAATCAGCTCAAAGCCTTAGAGACCAATGCGGCTCAGCATGGTATTCCTTATTGGGGGTTGGGGCATGAAAAGAATGGTATTGTTCACGTTATAGGACCCGAAGCAGGGATAACGCTTCCCGGTGCTACCATAGTCTGCGGAGATTCACATACCTCAACTCATGGTGCTTTTGGTGCTATTGCATTTGGAATTGGAACTTCTGAAGTAGAAATGGTATTGGCAACACAGTGCATCATGCAGCCAAAGCCGAGGAGCATGCGCATTAATGTCAATGGTAAATTGAGTTTTGGCGTTACCCCAAAAGATGTGGCTCTTTACATTATTTCAAAACTCAGTACATCAGGAGCTACCGGATACTTTGTAGAGTATGCAGGTGAGGTATTCCAAGATATGACTATGGAAGGCCGAATGACCGTATGCAACCTGAGTATTGAAATGGGCGCCCGGGGTGGAATGATTGCTCCCGACGAGAAAACCTTCTCGTACATCAAAGGGCGCGAGTATGCTCCAAAAGGAGCTGCGTGGGATCGTGCAATGGAATATTGGAATACCCTGCATTCAGATACGGATGCCGTTTTTGATAAGGAGATAAATTTCGATGCTTCCGATATTGAACCTATGATCACCTATGGGACCAACCCAGGTATGGGTGGTGGGATTTCTAATGGGATTCCGATGGCGTCGACTGTGGAAGGGGGCGTAAGTTCCTATCAGAAATCATTGGCTTACATGGATTTCAACGAAGGAGAGTCTATGATTGACAAAACCATCGACTTTGTATTTCTAGGTAGCTGTACCAACGGCCGAATTGAAGATTTCAGAGCTTTCGCATCGATAGTGAAAGGAAGGAAAAAAGCTCCAAATGTAACGGCATGGTTGGTTCCCGGATCGCACAGGGTAGAAGATGCCATCAAAGAAGAGGGTATTTTGGATATTTTGCACGAGGCCGGTTTCGAGTTGCGTGAGCCCGGTTGCTCGGCTTGTTTAGCAATGAATGACGACAAAGTTCCTCCAGGGAAATATGCTGTGAGTACCTCGAACCGAAATTTTGAAGGCCGTCAAGGCCCTGGTTCCAGAACCCTACTCGCTAGTCCATTGGTTGCAGCAGCAGCTGCTGTGACTGGTAAAGTAACCGATCCGAGAGAGTTAATGCAAGCCGAGATTGCTTAG
- the leuD gene encoding 3-isopropylmalate dehydratase small subunit: MAYDKFNLLESTAVPLPIENVDTDQIIPARFLKATERKDFDKNLFRDWRYNSDGSPKADFVLNNPKYSGKILVGGKNFGSGSSREHAAWAIYDYGFRCVVSSFFADIFRNNCLNIGVLPVQVSPEFLEKIFTDIEANPDSIFEVSLPNQRITIVSSGISEGFEITEYKKENLLNGFDDIDYLLNLEGEIKDFASSTPF, encoded by the coding sequence ATGGCATACGATAAATTCAATTTATTAGAAAGTACTGCAGTTCCTCTACCTATTGAGAATGTAGATACAGATCAAATTATTCCTGCACGTTTTTTAAAGGCTACTGAACGGAAGGATTTTGACAAAAATCTTTTCAGAGACTGGCGATATAATTCAGACGGCTCACCAAAAGCTGATTTTGTACTCAACAATCCCAAATACAGCGGGAAGATTTTAGTAGGAGGCAAAAACTTTGGTTCAGGTTCCTCGCGAGAACATGCCGCTTGGGCTATTTACGATTATGGATTCAGATGCGTTGTTTCCAGCTTTTTTGCTGATATTTTCAGAAACAACTGCTTGAACATCGGTGTTCTGCCCGTTCAGGTAAGCCCCGAGTTTCTTGAAAAGATATTTACCGATATAGAGGCAAATCCTGATTCAATATTTGAGGTGAGTCTTCCAAATCAAAGAATTACCATTGTCAGCAGCGGCATTTCAGAAGGGTTCGAAATCACCGAATACAAAAAAGAGAATCTCCTGAACGGTTTTGACGACATCGACTATCTGCTGAATCTCGAAGGTGAGATCAAAGATTTTGCTTCAAGCACTCCCTTCTAA
- a CDS encoding DUF1573 domain-containing protein yields the protein MSENLKTGLLVFIAALLVVNTVILVTDDGPSYVDPSADRASFERTAAVSANNAKEKKVALDKAKAVDPLKTTASKTAPAGPVTTMEFTETAHDFGTILQDSENTKVFAFTNTGTEPLIIENAKGSCGCTVPEYPKEPIPPGETGEIKVVYKPGKQKNAQSKNVTITANTLPEKSVLTISANVKEGGI from the coding sequence ATGAGTGAAAACTTAAAAACAGGATTGCTGGTTTTTATAGCAGCACTATTAGTTGTAAATACAGTCATATTAGTAACAGATGATGGTCCATCATACGTTGATCCTAGTGCTGACAGAGCCTCTTTTGAAAGAACAGCAGCTGTTTCTGCAAACAATGCCAAAGAAAAGAAAGTAGCTTTAGATAAAGCCAAGGCGGTAGATCCTTTAAAGACTACAGCTTCTAAAACTGCACCTGCAGGTCCGGTGACTACGATGGAGTTTACTGAGACTGCACATGATTTTGGAACAATTCTTCAAGATTCAGAAAACACCAAAGTTTTTGCGTTTACCAATACGGGTACAGAGCCCTTGATAATTGAAAATGCCAAAGGATCTTGTGGATGTACGGTACCTGAATATCCGAAAGAGCCGATTCCTCCGGGAGAGACTGGTGAGATCAAGGTCGTTTATAAGCCTGGTAAACAAAAGAATGCTCAAAGCAAAAACGTTACCATCACTGCCAATACATTGCCTGAGAAGTCAGTATTGACTATTTCAGCGAATGTAAAGGAGGGTGGAATCTAA
- a CDS encoding S46 family peptidase has translation MSIRYRILLLPVLFLFATASAHEGMWVPSTLAKLVIDDMHDAGLKLSAEEIYSINQSSLKDAIVLFGGGCTAEVISEEGLILTNHHCGYGQIQYHSSLENDYLKNGFWAMDRSEELTNPGLTATFVVRIEDVTETMMEAAGALEGMERNAALAAEAKRLEQIATNGTQYGAEVKPFFYGNAYYMTVTETFNDVRLVGAPPSAIGKFGGDTDNWEWPRHTGDFSLFRIYASPYNKPADYSEENIPYKPKASLEIDMSGVEPGEFTMVFGFPGTTYQYLTSDAVDYVTNVQNPVRLAMREASLGVIDAAMEASDANRIKYAAKQSRISNGYKKWIGQNMGLERFRALDKKKEQEAEFLKRLSESNDKEYSDLLDRVSALYAKNQKYQLARDYLIEYFYYGPELIRFSTNFNNLIENYDSLETAGLIEGELEKLSKSMDSFYKNYDASVDQGIFRAQSSIFITGCPEELMSPTLAQMADKSGDDWPELANEIYELSIFDNREELAELLEKSGKKISKTLAQDPFYLMAQELLDNYNEQVRSAYGLFKLQEDELMKDYVRLTMELFPEKDYWPDANSTLRLTYGKMEGSEPADGMAYKPYTTLEGIYYKYIPGDKEFDVPEKLLELYNNQDYGQYATDGELRVCILGSNHTTGGNSGSPALNAKGQLVGLNFDRTWESTMSDIMFNPEICRNIMVDAKYVLFIIDKFAGAGHLVEEMKLVYEDQVELETSESSEEPLNAK, from the coding sequence ATGAGCATACGCTACAGAATACTTTTACTTCCGGTACTATTTCTTTTTGCAACAGCTTCGGCTCACGAAGGAATGTGGGTGCCAAGTACTTTGGCAAAACTGGTAATTGACGACATGCATGATGCAGGTTTGAAGCTATCAGCTGAAGAGATTTACTCCATCAATCAGAGTAGCTTGAAAGATGCGATTGTCCTTTTTGGCGGTGGATGTACTGCCGAAGTGATTTCTGAAGAAGGGCTTATCCTTACCAATCATCACTGCGGCTATGGCCAAATTCAATACCATTCATCCTTAGAGAATGATTACCTGAAAAATGGTTTTTGGGCTATGGATCGTTCTGAGGAATTAACAAATCCGGGGCTTACGGCAACTTTTGTAGTTAGAATAGAAGACGTGACCGAGACCATGATGGAAGCGGCAGGTGCACTTGAGGGTATGGAGAGAAACGCAGCACTGGCTGCAGAGGCCAAGCGGTTGGAGCAAATAGCGACAAACGGAACCCAATATGGAGCCGAGGTAAAGCCTTTTTTCTATGGAAACGCCTATTACATGACCGTTACAGAAACTTTTAATGATGTCCGTCTGGTCGGTGCTCCACCATCTGCCATTGGAAAGTTTGGCGGTGATACTGATAATTGGGAATGGCCGCGTCATACTGGTGACTTCTCTCTGTTTCGTATTTATGCCTCACCTTACAATAAGCCTGCAGATTATTCGGAAGAAAATATCCCCTACAAGCCGAAAGCGAGTTTGGAAATTGATATGAGTGGTGTGGAGCCCGGTGAGTTCACGATGGTCTTTGGATTTCCGGGAACTACTTATCAATACCTCACAAGCGACGCTGTAGATTATGTAACTAATGTTCAAAATCCAGTTCGATTGGCCATGAGGGAGGCCAGCCTTGGAGTTATCGATGCAGCAATGGAAGCTTCAGATGCGAACCGAATTAAGTATGCAGCGAAGCAATCCCGCATTAGCAACGGCTACAAGAAGTGGATAGGCCAGAATATGGGGCTGGAAAGATTCAGAGCGCTGGATAAAAAGAAAGAGCAGGAGGCAGAATTTTTAAAGAGGCTTTCTGAAAGCAATGACAAAGAGTACAGCGACCTCTTGGATAGAGTTTCAGCGCTTTACGCGAAGAATCAAAAATACCAATTGGCGAGAGATTACCTGATCGAGTATTTCTACTACGGACCTGAGTTGATTCGTTTTTCTACCAACTTTAATAACCTCATTGAAAACTACGACAGCTTGGAAACAGCAGGATTAATTGAAGGGGAGTTGGAGAAATTGTCGAAATCCATGGATAGTTTCTACAAGAACTATGATGCCTCGGTAGATCAGGGAATTTTTAGGGCTCAATCTTCCATCTTTATTACCGGATGTCCTGAAGAATTGATGAGTCCCACCTTAGCCCAAATGGCTGACAAGTCCGGAGACGATTGGCCCGAATTGGCAAATGAAATTTATGAGTTAAGTATATTCGACAATCGAGAAGAGTTAGCAGAGCTTCTCGAGAAATCGGGAAAAAAGATTTCAAAAACGCTCGCTCAAGATCCTTTTTACTTGATGGCTCAAGAGTTATTGGATAACTACAATGAACAGGTGAGGAGCGCATACGGCCTATTCAAGTTACAGGAAGATGAATTGATGAAGGACTATGTTCGCCTCACCATGGAGCTATTTCCCGAAAAGGATTATTGGCCCGATGCCAACAGCACCCTTCGATTGACTTATGGAAAAATGGAAGGCTCAGAGCCCGCAGATGGAATGGCCTATAAGCCCTACACGACCCTGGAAGGGATTTATTACAAATACATTCCGGGCGATAAAGAGTTCGATGTTCCCGAAAAGCTATTGGAACTTTACAATAACCAAGATTACGGTCAGTACGCTACCGACGGCGAGCTGAGAGTTTGCATTCTAGGTTCGAACCATACCACTGGCGGAAACTCAGGGAGTCCCGCATTGAATGCAAAGGGACAATTGGTCGGACTTAATTTCGATAGAACTTGGGAAAGCACAATGAGCGATATCATGTTCAACCCTGAGATTTGTCGAAATATCATGGTCGACGCCAAGTACGTGCTCTTCATCATCGATAAGTTTGCCGGAGCGGGACACTTAGTCGAGGAAATGAAATTGGTTTATGAAGACCAGGTTGAATTAGAGACATCCGAGTCAAGTGAAGAACCCCTAAATGCAAAATAA
- a CDS encoding 4a-hydroxytetrahydrobiopterin dehydratase: MSDWKEENNKLTRQFEFKNFSEAFAFMTRVAIEAERLGHHPDWNNVYNKVEINLSTHDAGNTVTEKDRKLAERIDKLME, encoded by the coding sequence ATGTCTGATTGGAAAGAAGAAAACAATAAGCTCACCCGACAATTTGAATTCAAAAACTTCTCGGAAGCTTTTGCATTCATGACTAGGGTTGCCATTGAAGCTGAACGATTAGGTCATCATCCTGATTGGAACAACGTTTACAATAAAGTAGAGATAAATCTGAGCACGCACGATGCTGGTAATACCGTGACAGAAAAGGACCGAAAACTTGCTGAGCGTATTGACAAACTCATGGAGTAG